Proteins encoded together in one Streptomyces sp. NBC_01216 window:
- the ruvX gene encoding Holliday junction resolvase RuvX, translated as MRRGRRLAIDVGDARIGVASCDPDGVLATPVETVPGRDVPAAHRRLGQIVEEYEPIEIVVGLPRSLSGGEGPAAAKVRDFTRVLARNVAPVPVRLVDERMTTVTASQGLRASGVKSKKGRSVIDQAAAVIILQNALESERVSGNPPGEGVDVVI; from the coding sequence ATGCGCCGTGGCCGTCGACTCGCGATCGACGTCGGGGACGCCCGGATCGGGGTCGCCTCGTGCGACCCCGACGGGGTCCTCGCCACCCCCGTGGAGACCGTGCCGGGGCGTGACGTACCGGCCGCCCACCGGCGGCTGGGACAGATCGTCGAGGAGTACGAACCGATCGAGATCGTCGTCGGCCTCCCTCGCTCCCTCTCCGGGGGCGAGGGCCCGGCCGCGGCGAAGGTCCGTGACTTCACCCGCGTACTGGCTCGGAACGTCGCCCCCGTGCCCGTCCGGCTCGTGGACGAGCGCATGACGACCGTGACGGCGAGCCAGGGACTGCGGGCCTCCGGAGTGAAGTCGAAGAAGGGCCGGTCCGTCATCGATCAGGCCGCCGCTGTGATCATCCTTCAGAACGCTCTTGAGTCCGAACGAGTATCAGGTAATCCGCCTGGCGAGGGCGTCGACGTGGTCATCTGA